A single region of the Arthrobacter sp. V1I7 genome encodes:
- a CDS encoding glycoside hydrolase family 71 protein — protein MRKFASDARPPTLRAPRARTPGRTRTAASLVATALLAAVATIGAPSPLTAATAPASTSAASLATTAACNPLPINLPAPANRHTSAKKVWAFYFPPFPLAVDSPDPSRDVYPRWLNTYNSTGGAYDLRDRPQLPQRTTQTNWRQTDFEQEVRQAVGAGLDGFIWEYHTSSDQRWNQLPAMLAAAKKVDPGFKIMLSPDFNTAAGSTSDSVYNDVMKVKDDPSIYRNSAGIVLAPFFPERKTPSWWDGLRNRLASSGVKSNLVPIFISWGGGTQKMDWNNSVSGYSHWGTRTASGVPNLAKESAEAHRRGKTWMQPVAFEDSRSYDGRYWESSNSSTLRDSLMSAITSNADSIAFITWSDYTESWVAPSKQRGFAVMDMAAYYISWFKSGVKPTITQDALYWNHRSHPTNAPYSKLPVGRNGKPTAMYVPNGDAARNEVELVAVLKSPGRLTITQGGNVKTMDAPAGLTSFKVPLVAGTTPAFKLARSEATVHTVTSNTPVRSSVVYQDMIYHAGGGVAATCPR, from the coding sequence ATGCGGAAATTTGCCTCAGACGCGAGACCCCCGACCCTTCGCGCACCCCGGGCGCGGACCCCCGGCCGGACGCGGACCGCTGCTTCCCTAGTAGCGACCGCGCTCCTCGCCGCTGTAGCGACGATCGGCGCCCCGTCCCCCCTGACTGCGGCAACAGCGCCAGCCTCAACATCGGCTGCATCTCTGGCCACGACCGCAGCCTGCAATCCCCTACCGATCAACCTGCCTGCCCCCGCGAACCGGCACACCTCGGCGAAGAAGGTCTGGGCCTTCTACTTCCCGCCGTTCCCGCTCGCCGTGGACAGCCCCGATCCGAGCCGGGACGTCTACCCGCGCTGGCTGAACACCTATAACTCCACCGGCGGCGCCTATGACCTGCGGGACCGTCCGCAGCTCCCCCAGCGGACCACCCAGACGAATTGGCGGCAGACCGATTTCGAACAGGAGGTCCGGCAGGCTGTCGGGGCGGGCCTGGACGGCTTCATCTGGGAATACCACACCTCGAGCGACCAGCGCTGGAACCAGCTACCGGCCATGCTGGCCGCCGCCAAGAAGGTGGACCCGGGCTTTAAGATCATGCTGAGCCCGGACTTCAATACGGCGGCGGGCTCCACGTCGGACAGTGTCTACAACGACGTCATGAAGGTGAAGGACGACCCCTCGATTTACCGGAACAGTGCCGGCATCGTCCTGGCGCCATTCTTCCCTGAGCGCAAGACTCCCTCCTGGTGGGACGGGCTCAGGAACCGCCTCGCCTCCTCCGGCGTGAAATCGAACCTCGTTCCGATCTTCATTTCCTGGGGCGGAGGAACCCAAAAGATGGACTGGAACAACTCCGTGTCCGGGTATTCGCACTGGGGAACGCGCACCGCCAGCGGCGTTCCGAACCTCGCAAAGGAAAGCGCCGAGGCCCACCGCCGCGGTAAGACGTGGATGCAGCCGGTAGCGTTCGAGGATTCGCGGTCCTACGACGGCCGCTACTGGGAGTCATCCAACAGCTCCACCCTGCGGGATTCCCTGATGTCCGCAATCACCAGCAACGCAGACTCGATTGCCTTCATCACCTGGAGCGACTACACCGAATCCTGGGTGGCGCCCTCCAAACAGCGCGGTTTTGCGGTGATGGACATGGCCGCCTACTACATCTCCTGGTTCAAGAGCGGGGTCAAGCCCACGATTACCCAGGACGCGCTCTACTGGAACCACCGCTCGCACCCCACGAACGCGCCGTATTCGAAGCTGCCCGTCGGCCGCAACGGCAAACCAACGGCCATGTACGTACCCAACGGTGACGCGGCCAGGAACGAGGTGGAACTGGTAGCCGTGCTGAAGTCCCCCGGACGCCTCACCATTACGCAGGGCGGCAACGTCAAGACCATGGACGCCCCGGCGGGACTCACATCCTTCAAGGTCCCGCTGGTGGCCGGCACCACTCCGGCCTTCAAGCTCGCCCGCAGCGAGGCGACGGTGCACACCGTCACCAGCAACACCCCGGTGCGGTCCTCGGTGGTGTACCAGGACATGATCTACCACGCAGGCGGCGGCGTCGCGGCCACCTGCCCGCGCTAG
- a CDS encoding dicarboxylate/amino acid:cation symporter, which yields MSTQTSTPAPAGKTGFQLPKWAGSFGFQIIAALIVGLGLGLLAKYTGSTKATPNALGTTLQTIGSSYVSLLQTAVVPLIFTAVVSSISNLRAVSNAAKLAWNTLLWFAITSLIAVLIGIGLGVLLQPGASTGITQEAKYAGKSGDWWAFLTGLFPKNFLGLGANTTVTEGVATTAVSFNVLQILVIAIAVGIAALKVGKAAEPFLNLNASALAVIQKVLWWIIRIAPIGTVGLIGNAVAVYGWDTIGSLGKFTFAIYVGLALVLFVVYPVLIRAHGLSIRQYFSGVWPAVQLAFVSRSSVGTLPLTQRVTERSLGVPRAYASFAVPLGATTKMDGCAAIYPAISAIFVAQFFGIQLDFTQYLLIALVSVLGSAATAGTTGAVVMLTLTLSTLGLPLAGVGLLLAIDPILDMGRTAVNVAGQALVPTIVAKRQGILNDSLYNAPRNGDPFTDEVDDAGNSAVDPSAAAAPAVERDERELADAKA from the coding sequence GTGAGCACTCAGACAAGCACCCCCGCACCCGCTGGAAAGACCGGCTTCCAGCTGCCCAAATGGGCCGGCTCGTTCGGCTTCCAGATCATCGCCGCCCTGATCGTTGGACTGGGACTCGGCCTGCTGGCCAAGTACACCGGCAGCACCAAGGCCACCCCCAACGCCCTCGGCACCACCCTGCAGACCATCGGTTCGAGCTACGTCTCGCTGCTGCAGACCGCCGTCGTCCCCCTCATCTTCACCGCCGTCGTCAGCTCCATCTCCAACCTGCGCGCCGTTTCAAACGCCGCCAAGCTGGCCTGGAACACGCTGCTGTGGTTCGCGATCACCTCGCTGATCGCCGTGCTGATCGGCATCGGCCTGGGTGTGCTGCTGCAGCCCGGCGCCAGCACCGGCATCACCCAGGAGGCCAAGTACGCCGGCAAGTCCGGTGACTGGTGGGCCTTCCTGACCGGCCTGTTCCCGAAGAATTTCCTCGGCCTGGGCGCGAACACCACCGTCACCGAGGGCGTCGCCACCACCGCCGTGAGCTTCAACGTCCTCCAGATCCTGGTGATCGCAATCGCCGTCGGCATCGCGGCGCTCAAGGTGGGCAAGGCCGCCGAGCCGTTCCTGAACCTCAATGCCTCCGCCCTGGCCGTGATCCAGAAGGTCCTCTGGTGGATCATCCGGATTGCCCCGATCGGCACCGTCGGCCTGATCGGCAACGCTGTGGCTGTCTACGGCTGGGACACGATCGGCTCGCTCGGCAAGTTCACCTTCGCCATCTACGTGGGCCTGGCCCTGGTGCTGTTCGTGGTCTACCCGGTCCTGATCCGCGCCCACGGCCTGTCCATCAGGCAGTACTTCTCCGGCGTGTGGCCGGCCGTGCAGCTGGCCTTCGTCTCCCGCTCCTCGGTGGGCACCCTGCCGTTGACCCAGCGGGTGACCGAACGCAGCCTGGGTGTCCCCCGCGCCTACGCCTCCTTCGCCGTGCCGCTGGGCGCCACCACCAAGATGGACGGCTGCGCCGCCATCTACCCGGCAATCTCGGCGATCTTCGTGGCCCAGTTCTTCGGCATACAGCTCGACTTCACCCAGTACCTGCTGATCGCCCTCGTCTCGGTGCTGGGCTCGGCCGCGACCGCCGGTACCACCGGCGCCGTCGTCATGCTGACCCTGACGCTTTCCACCCTGGGACTCCCACTGGCCGGCGTCGGCCTGCTGCTGGCGATCGACCCGATTCTGGACATGGGCCGCACGGCCGTCAACGTGGCCGGCCAGGCGCTGGTCCCGACCATCGTCGCCAAGCGACAGGGCATCCTGAACGACTCGCTCTACAACGCACCGCGCAACGGTGACCCGTTCACCGACGAAGTCGACGACGCCGGCAACTCCGCCGTCGACCCTTCGGCTGCCGCCGCTCCCGCCGTTGAACGGGACGAGCGCGAGCTGGCAGACGCGAAGGCGTAA
- a CDS encoding TetR/AcrR family transcriptional regulator: MTPPSTPDAASPDSAGPSRRELNKAATRQAITEAALGQLRAKGPGNFTAEDIADAAGISRRTFFNYFNSTEAAIAAVTFGFLDKALQQFRLRPAGEPFLESARAALVALADPMTVAPMAELYSLGKSNPQLSRSELEAWDHCTAEITAAARERVNEGAGAELDELYLRALAGSVISCGRAAMDVWLARCGGSLTPESLSTLRQLLIDSMGLLGSGFARPAAAQGALQAGNPAVPSTATPSPDRL, encoded by the coding sequence GTGACCCCACCTTCCACTCCCGATGCCGCCAGTCCCGACAGCGCCGGGCCCTCGCGCCGCGAGCTCAATAAGGCGGCGACCCGCCAGGCCATCACGGAAGCGGCGCTGGGCCAGCTGCGCGCCAAGGGCCCGGGCAACTTCACGGCCGAGGACATCGCGGACGCTGCCGGTATCTCCCGCCGGACCTTCTTCAACTACTTCAACAGCACCGAGGCGGCGATCGCGGCCGTGACTTTCGGCTTCCTGGACAAGGCGCTCCAGCAGTTCCGGCTGCGCCCGGCCGGGGAACCCTTCCTGGAATCGGCCCGTGCAGCACTCGTGGCCCTCGCGGACCCGATGACCGTGGCCCCGATGGCCGAGCTGTACAGCCTGGGCAAGTCGAATCCGCAACTCAGCCGCTCGGAGCTGGAAGCCTGGGACCACTGCACCGCCGAAATCACTGCCGCCGCCCGCGAGCGCGTCAACGAGGGGGCGGGCGCCGAACTCGACGAACTGTACCTCCGTGCCCTGGCCGGGTCCGTCATCTCCTGCGGCAGGGCGGCCATGGACGTCTGGCTGGCCAGATGCGGCGGGTCGCTCACCCCGGAATCCCTTTCCACCCTGCGCCAGCTCCTGATCGATTCCATGGGCCTGCTGGGCTCTGGATTCGCCCGCCCCGCAGCTGCCCAGGGTGCCCTTCAGGCCGGCAACCCGGCCGTCCCGTCCACCGCCACCCCTTCCCCAGATCGGCTCTGA
- a CDS encoding MMPL family transporter has protein sequence MALLLYRLGKFSYRHRWLVISLWLAVMVAIGGAAAAFHGTLSNNFQIPGTETQQMADKLKKELPASSGGSAGIVFEANGTEFSQAGKDAVSAALTKLTTLPDVQGTLEPFATQAQLDGAAAELITAQQQSAAGQAQLAQAAGELAGGRSQLEAAEQQMAAAGLPAAAIEARLGQQKAALAAGQEKLDAATRELAAGNKKLALGQRQLDASRGMRFVSEDGNAAIAQVQFKTSINGLEPQVRQEVQDIVKEVSSAGVTALPSKEITEDVSELFGISEILGIAIAALVLIIMLGTLIAAGLPLLMAVVGVAVGVGGTFALSGALDMSSISPMLALMLGLAVGIDYSLFIVSRHRGQLLSGMDPEESVALATGTSGNAVLFAGLTVIIALAALVIPGLPFLAVMGLSAAGTVGVAVVVALTLTPAVLSLLGRKLISKRAWAKAEEHNTEPGHEMEDRARDEHRGSHGWGGLVTKHPVMALLAGVLLLGIVALPAGQLRLALPDGGSEPVDSLAFKAYDVTGRSFGAGMTGPIVVVGDLPAGLSETEAQARQLDVADILRSTENVTAAVPVALSDDRRTAVFQVIPNEGPASASTVRVVSELRAEKGAIKDSTGVSIGLTGQTAGNVDVSTKLGDALPPYLAIVVGLSLILLLLVFRSIVVPLLATGGFLLSLAAAFGAVVAVYQWGWLGAIFGVENPGAVLSFLPIILIGVLFGLAMDYQVFITSGMRESYMHGESAKHAVRSGFSQAAAVVTAAAIIMVSVFAGFIFSHLNMVRPLGFAMAFGVLIDAFVVRMTIVPAVMYLLGAKAWWLPRWLDRILPDVDVEGAKLRKPDTIQAAGAAEEPAEATAH, from the coding sequence ATGGCACTACTCCTCTACCGCCTCGGCAAGTTCTCCTACCGGCACCGATGGTTGGTGATTTCACTGTGGCTGGCCGTGATGGTGGCCATCGGTGGTGCCGCCGCCGCCTTCCACGGCACCCTGTCCAACAACTTCCAGATTCCGGGCACGGAAACCCAGCAGATGGCGGACAAGCTCAAGAAAGAGCTCCCTGCTTCCTCGGGTGGCTCTGCGGGAATCGTCTTCGAAGCCAATGGCACCGAGTTCAGCCAGGCCGGCAAGGATGCGGTGTCCGCCGCGCTGACCAAGCTGACGACCCTTCCGGACGTCCAGGGGACGTTGGAACCGTTCGCCACCCAGGCGCAGCTGGACGGCGCCGCCGCTGAACTTATTACCGCCCAGCAACAGTCAGCCGCAGGCCAGGCCCAGCTGGCCCAGGCCGCGGGAGAACTCGCCGGCGGCAGGAGCCAACTTGAGGCCGCCGAGCAGCAGATGGCCGCCGCCGGACTCCCCGCCGCCGCCATCGAGGCACGGCTCGGCCAGCAGAAGGCCGCCCTCGCCGCCGGGCAGGAGAAGCTCGACGCCGCCACCAGGGAGCTTGCGGCCGGCAACAAGAAACTCGCCCTCGGTCAACGCCAGTTGGACGCCTCCCGAGGGATGCGCTTCGTCTCGGAGGACGGCAACGCCGCGATTGCCCAGGTCCAGTTCAAGACCTCCATCAATGGCCTGGAGCCCCAGGTCCGCCAGGAAGTCCAGGACATCGTCAAGGAAGTCTCCTCCGCCGGCGTCACGGCCCTGCCGAGCAAGGAAATCACCGAAGACGTCTCCGAGCTGTTCGGGATCTCGGAGATCCTCGGAATTGCCATCGCCGCCCTGGTCCTGATCATCATGCTGGGCACCTTGATCGCCGCCGGACTTCCTCTGCTCATGGCCGTCGTGGGCGTGGCAGTGGGCGTGGGCGGCACGTTCGCCCTCAGCGGCGCCCTGGACATGAGCTCCATCTCCCCGATGCTGGCCTTGATGCTCGGCCTCGCCGTGGGCATTGACTATTCCCTGTTCATCGTCAGCCGCCACCGCGGCCAACTGCTGTCAGGCATGGATCCGGAGGAATCCGTGGCCCTCGCCACCGGCACGTCGGGAAACGCGGTGCTCTTCGCCGGCCTCACCGTCATCATTGCCCTCGCAGCGCTCGTCATTCCGGGGTTGCCCTTCCTGGCCGTGATGGGGCTGTCCGCCGCCGGCACCGTGGGCGTCGCCGTCGTCGTCGCCCTGACTCTGACCCCGGCCGTCCTCTCCCTGCTGGGCCGGAAGCTGATCTCCAAGCGGGCCTGGGCCAAGGCGGAGGAGCACAACACCGAGCCGGGCCACGAGATGGAAGACCGCGCCAGGGACGAACACCGCGGCAGCCACGGCTGGGGCGGCCTCGTCACCAAGCACCCGGTGATGGCTCTGCTGGCCGGCGTCCTGCTGCTCGGCATCGTGGCGCTGCCAGCCGGCCAGTTGAGGCTCGCCCTGCCCGACGGCGGGTCAGAACCCGTCGATTCGCTGGCCTTCAAGGCCTACGACGTCACGGGACGCAGCTTTGGAGCAGGCATGACAGGACCTATCGTGGTCGTCGGTGACCTCCCGGCCGGTCTCAGCGAAACCGAGGCGCAGGCCAGGCAACTCGACGTCGCGGACATCCTGCGCAGCACCGAGAACGTCACCGCCGCCGTCCCCGTGGCACTGAGCGACGACCGCCGCACCGCAGTATTCCAGGTCATCCCGAACGAGGGACCGGCCAGCGCCAGTACGGTCCGGGTGGTCTCCGAACTGCGCGCCGAAAAGGGCGCGATCAAGGACTCCACCGGGGTAAGCATCGGCCTCACCGGACAGACCGCCGGAAACGTCGACGTTTCCACCAAGCTCGGCGATGCCCTGCCGCCGTACCTGGCGATCGTGGTGGGCCTGTCCCTGATTCTGCTGCTGCTGGTGTTCCGTTCCATCGTGGTGCCGCTCCTGGCCACCGGCGGCTTCCTGCTCTCGCTGGCTGCCGCCTTCGGCGCCGTCGTCGCGGTCTACCAGTGGGGTTGGCTCGGGGCCATCTTCGGCGTCGAGAATCCGGGCGCCGTGCTGAGCTTCCTGCCGATCATCCTGATCGGTGTGCTGTTCGGCCTGGCCATGGACTACCAGGTGTTCATAACATCCGGCATGCGCGAGTCCTACATGCACGGCGAATCGGCCAAGCACGCGGTCCGGTCCGGCTTCAGCCAGGCCGCCGCGGTGGTCACGGCGGCAGCGATCATCATGGTCAGCGTGTTCGCGGGCTTCATCTTCTCGCACCTGAACATGGTCCGGCCGCTGGGCTTCGCCATGGCCTTCGGTGTGCTGATCGACGCCTTCGTGGTCCGCATGACGATCGTCCCCGCCGTGATGTACCTGCTCGGCGCGAAGGCCTGGTGGCTGCCCCGCTGGCTGGACCGAATCCTGCCTGACGTGGACGTTGAAGGCGCGAAGCTGCGGAAGCCGGACACCATTCAGGCTGCCGGTGCCGCGGAGGAACCCGCGGAGGCCACCGCCCACTGA
- a CDS encoding HNH endonuclease signature motif containing protein: MDGNREPEVVRGGAGRGATVPDVARLLATVRPCHLGGGRGSGGPGPGLIDQLRELEDLKSAAAALQARIAVAFDAVQRRAQRAAGMPAAELGAGVAAQIALARRESPARGGRLLGLAKALVTEMPHTLAALESGQLNEWRATLLARETACLSAADRCAVDEELAADTGSFTGAGDRAMVAAARACAYRKDPRSVTERASHAAGDRHVSLRPAPDTMTYLTALLPVSAGVAAYAALSRQAESLRTGGDPRGRGQLMADGLVERLTGTPGGITGIEIQLVLTDRTLFQGDSEPARLPGYGIVPAGWARELIKNAGSAPGTGAGPGGAETRGAAGNGDDGNRQLQTWLRRLYTAPGAGDLVAMDSRARLFPAGLRRFLQARDDTCRTPYCDAPIRHLDHIIPWQHGGPTNSTNGAGCCEACNYTKETPGWTSRPRPGPGPADTKEHRHNLELTTPTGHSYHSTAPPLPGVPLRRTEAGSTLAVPPASTDRHFRRELRHNAKTLKLAGAGRPVAAA; this comes from the coding sequence ATGGACGGCAATCGGGAGCCAGAAGTGGTTCGGGGCGGCGCTGGACGCGGCGCGACGGTTCCGGATGTCGCCCGCCTGCTCGCCACCGTCCGCCCCTGCCACCTCGGCGGCGGCCGCGGCAGCGGCGGGCCCGGGCCCGGGCTGATTGACCAACTCCGGGAGCTCGAGGATCTGAAGTCCGCGGCGGCCGCGCTGCAGGCCCGGATCGCGGTCGCCTTCGATGCCGTCCAACGCCGCGCCCAGCGCGCGGCCGGCATGCCCGCGGCCGAGCTCGGGGCCGGGGTCGCGGCGCAGATCGCCCTCGCCCGGCGCGAGTCCCCGGCCCGCGGCGGCCGGCTCCTGGGCCTGGCCAAAGCCCTCGTGACCGAAATGCCGCACACCCTCGCGGCGCTGGAGAGCGGGCAGCTCAACGAATGGCGCGCCACCCTCCTGGCCAGGGAAACCGCGTGCCTGTCCGCCGCGGACCGCTGCGCCGTCGACGAGGAACTCGCCGCCGACACCGGATCCTTCACCGGCGCGGGCGACCGGGCCATGGTTGCCGCGGCCCGGGCCTGCGCCTACCGGAAGGACCCCCGCTCGGTCACGGAGCGGGCCAGCCACGCCGCCGGTGACCGGCACGTCAGCCTCCGCCCCGCCCCGGACACCATGACGTACCTGACCGCGCTGCTCCCGGTCTCCGCCGGCGTCGCCGCCTACGCCGCCCTGTCCAGGCAGGCCGAGTCGCTCCGCACCGGCGGGGACCCCCGGGGCCGCGGGCAGCTGATGGCCGACGGGCTCGTCGAACGCCTCACCGGCACCCCCGGCGGTATCACCGGCATCGAGATCCAGCTCGTTCTGACTGACCGGACCCTGTTCCAGGGCGACAGCGAACCCGCCCGGCTCCCCGGCTACGGCATCGTCCCCGCCGGCTGGGCCCGCGAACTGATCAAAAACGCCGGCTCAGCGCCGGGCACCGGAGCGGGCCCGGGCGGTGCGGAAACCCGCGGCGCCGCCGGTAATGGCGACGACGGCAACCGCCAGCTGCAGACCTGGCTGCGGCGGCTCTATACCGCTCCCGGCGCCGGGGACCTGGTCGCGATGGACTCCCGGGCCCGGCTCTTCCCCGCCGGGCTCCGACGCTTCCTCCAGGCCCGCGACGACACCTGCCGCACCCCCTACTGCGACGCCCCGATCCGCCATCTGGACCACATCATTCCATGGCAGCACGGCGGACCGACCAACTCGACCAACGGCGCCGGGTGCTGCGAAGCCTGCAACTACACCAAGGAAACTCCCGGCTGGACCAGCCGGCCACGCCCCGGGCCCGGACCCGCGGACACGAAGGAACACAGGCACAACCTTGAACTCACCACCCCCACCGGCCACAGCTACCACTCCACCGCACCACCGCTGCCCGGCGTTCCGCTACGGCGCACAGAGGCTGGAAGTACCCTCGCCGTGCCGCCAGCTTCAACTGACAGACATTTCAGACGGGAACTGCGACACAATGCCAAGACGCTCAAGCTAGCCGGCGCGGGCCGCCCGGTAGCGGCCGCCTGA
- a CDS encoding nucleoside triphosphate pyrophosphatase gives MTRLILASQSPARTKLLSYAGIRHEVLVSDVDEDAVQARYGVTDPHDTALLLARAKAEAVASLPEAEGALVLGCDSVFEFDGEAHGKPYTAEVARERMLRMSGSMGVLHTGHWLVDCRDTDGPADGRDDERLEGADSSENSSERPGTGATLGHVTSAEVHFMEMSAEEIDAYIATGEPLQCAGSFTIDGYGGAFIRKVDGDPHTVVGLSISTLRGLLGQAKVGITELWTGGAVDPAEVRAE, from the coding sequence GTGACCCGCCTCATTCTTGCCTCCCAGTCCCCCGCCCGCACCAAGCTGCTCAGCTACGCCGGCATCCGGCACGAAGTCCTCGTCTCCGATGTGGACGAGGACGCCGTCCAGGCCCGCTATGGCGTGACCGATCCGCACGACACCGCCCTCCTGCTCGCCCGGGCCAAGGCCGAGGCCGTGGCATCGCTGCCGGAGGCGGAAGGCGCCCTGGTACTCGGCTGCGATTCGGTTTTCGAGTTCGACGGCGAGGCCCACGGCAAGCCGTACACGGCCGAGGTCGCCCGGGAACGGATGCTCCGGATGAGCGGCAGCATGGGTGTACTGCACACGGGCCATTGGCTGGTGGACTGCCGGGACACCGACGGCCCAGCCGACGGCCGCGACGATGAACGCCTAGAAGGCGCCGACAGCTCCGAGAACAGCTCAGAGCGCCCCGGCACCGGCGCGACCCTGGGCCATGTCACGTCCGCCGAGGTGCACTTCATGGAGATGAGCGCCGAGGAAATCGATGCTTACATCGCCACCGGGGAGCCGCTGCAGTGCGCCGGATCCTTCACGATCGACGGCTACGGCGGGGCCTTCATCCGCAAGGTGGACGGCGACCCGCACACCGTCGTCGGGCTTTCTATTTCAACCCTCCGCGGCCTGTTGGGCCAGGCGAAGGTGGGCATCACCGAACTCTGGACCGGAGGGGCGGTGGACCCGGCCGAGGTACGGGCTGAGTGA
- a CDS encoding biotin carboxylase N-terminal domain-containing protein codes for MPSSAAVTSAAVTHRLSKVLIANRGEIAVRIIRAARDEGIASVAVYADPDRDALHVKLADEAYALGGNTAAESYLVMDKLIEVAHRSGADAIHPGYGFLAENAEFAARVIAAGITWIGPSPEAISALGDKVQARHIAEKVGAPQVPGTADPVESAEEILEFVDKFGLPVAIKAAFGGGGRGIKVARTREEIPELFDSAVREAVAAFGRGECFIERFLDAPRHVETQCLADAHGNVVVVSTRDCSLQRRNQKLVEEAPAPFLTEEQNRRLYESSKAILKEAGYLGAGTCEFLVGQDGTISFLEVNTRLQVEHCVSEEVTGIDLVREQFRLARGEELGYGDPEVRGHSIEFRITGEDPGRNFMPAPGTITRLLNPTGPGVRIDSGVEQGDIISGNFDSMLSKLIVTGATRPQALQRARRALEEMVVEGIPTVIPFDLAVVSNPDFAPAEGPFKVHTRWIETAFVNDIPAWIPTGTDVEATDAGERQRVVVEVGGKRLEVVLPASLGSVTSGSGGAGKPAKAKKRSRSGGAAAAASGNALTSPMQGTIVKVAVADGETVAEGDLVVVLEAMKMEQPLTAHRAGIVMGLSAAAGETVSAGAVIAMIEDTAAG; via the coding sequence GTGCCGTCGTCAGCCGCAGTAACGTCAGCCGCAGTTACCCATCGGCTGAGCAAGGTGCTGATCGCCAACCGCGGTGAAATTGCCGTGCGCATCATCCGCGCCGCCCGCGACGAAGGCATCGCCTCCGTGGCGGTCTATGCGGACCCGGACCGGGACGCCCTGCACGTCAAACTGGCCGACGAGGCCTACGCCCTGGGCGGTAACACCGCCGCCGAGTCCTACCTGGTGATGGACAAGCTGATCGAGGTGGCCCACCGCTCCGGCGCCGACGCCATCCACCCCGGCTACGGCTTCCTGGCCGAAAACGCCGAGTTCGCCGCCAGGGTGATCGCCGCCGGCATCACCTGGATCGGTCCCTCCCCCGAGGCCATCTCCGCCCTCGGCGACAAGGTCCAGGCCCGCCACATCGCCGAAAAGGTCGGCGCCCCGCAGGTCCCAGGAACGGCAGACCCGGTGGAGTCCGCCGAGGAAATCCTCGAGTTCGTGGACAAGTTCGGACTGCCGGTGGCCATCAAGGCTGCCTTCGGCGGCGGCGGCCGCGGCATCAAGGTGGCCCGCACCCGGGAGGAAATCCCCGAACTGTTCGATTCCGCCGTCCGCGAGGCCGTCGCCGCCTTCGGCCGCGGCGAGTGCTTCATCGAGCGCTTCCTGGACGCCCCGCGGCACGTCGAGACCCAGTGCCTGGCGGACGCCCACGGCAACGTCGTGGTGGTCTCCACCCGTGACTGCTCGCTCCAGCGCCGCAACCAGAAGCTGGTCGAAGAAGCCCCCGCCCCCTTCCTCACCGAAGAACAGAACCGGCGGCTCTACGAATCCTCCAAGGCCATCCTCAAGGAAGCCGGCTACCTCGGCGCCGGCACCTGCGAGTTCCTCGTGGGCCAGGACGGCACCATCTCCTTCCTCGAGGTCAACACGCGCCTCCAGGTGGAGCACTGCGTTTCCGAGGAAGTCACCGGGATCGACCTCGTCCGCGAGCAGTTCCGGCTGGCCCGCGGCGAAGAACTCGGCTACGGCGACCCCGAGGTCCGCGGCCATTCCATCGAATTCCGCATCACCGGCGAGGACCCGGGCCGGAACTTCATGCCCGCCCCCGGCACCATCACGCGGCTCTTGAACCCGACCGGCCCCGGCGTCCGGATCGACTCCGGCGTGGAGCAGGGCGACATCATCAGCGGCAACTTCGACTCGATGCTCTCCAAGCTGATCGTCACCGGCGCCACCCGCCCGCAGGCCCTGCAGCGCGCCCGCCGCGCCCTCGAGGAGATGGTGGTCGAAGGCATCCCCACCGTCATCCCGTTCGACCTCGCCGTCGTCAGCAACCCGGACTTCGCTCCCGCCGAAGGACCGTTCAAGGTCCACACGCGCTGGATCGAGACGGCCTTCGTCAACGACATCCCCGCCTGGATTCCCACCGGCACCGATGTGGAAGCGACCGACGCCGGCGAACGCCAGCGCGTCGTCGTCGAGGTCGGCGGCAAGCGCCTCGAAGTCGTCCTCCCGGCATCGCTGGGTTCCGTTACCTCCGGTAGCGGGGGCGCCGGCAAACCGGCGAAGGCCAAGAAGCGCTCCCGCAGCGGCGGCGCGGCAGCCGCGGCCAGCGGTAACGCGCTGACTTCCCCCATGCAGGGCACCATCGTCAAAGTGGCCGTCGCCGACGGTGAGACGGTTGCCGAAGGCGATCTCGTCGTCGTGCTGGAAGCCATGAAGATGGAGCAGCCGCTCACCGCACACCGGGCCGGGATCGTGATGGGGCTGTCCGCAGCTGCCGGCGAGACCGTCTCCGCCGGCGCCGTCATCGCCATGATCGAAGACACCGCGGCCGGGTAG